From a region of the Constantimarinum furrinae genome:
- the alaS gene encoding alanine--tRNA ligase, whose translation MTASEIRSRFLTFFESKSHAIVSSAPMVIKDDPTLMFTNAGMNQFKEYFLGNSEPKNNRVADTQKCLRVSGKHNDLEEVGMDTYHHTMFEMLGNWSFGDYFKKEAIDWAWELLTDIYGIDKDILYVTIFEGDEAEGLERDTEAFERWKKYVPEERILNGNKKDNFWEMGEQGPCGPSSEIHVDIRSAEEKAKVSGASLVNMDHPQVVEIWNLVFMQFNRKADGSLEKLPAQHVDTGMGFERLCMVLQNKQSNYDTDVFTPLIREIEAVTKSKYGKEEKTDIAIRVIADHLRAVAFSIADGQLPSNTGAGYVIRRILRRAIRYGFTFLNTKEPFIYKLIPTLVKEMGKAFPELLSEKNLIENVIREEENSFLRTLDQGLVLLENMISAANSKSISGKKAFELYDTFGFPIDLTALILRERGFSLNESEFEAELQKQKDRSRAATKVETGDWVTLQDDWEEEFVGYDTLETQVKITRYRKVESKKEGELYQLVFNLTPFYPEGGGQVGDKGYLEAPNGEVVYIVNTKKENNLIIHFAKSLPRNPGDTFKAVVDSTQRFRTASNHTATHLLHQALRNILGEHVTQKGSMVHSRNLRFDFSHFAKVSDEELKQVEDFVNARIREGIALEERRNIPYQQAIDEGAIALFGEKYGDSVRAVKFGKSMELCGGTHVDTTSDIWHFIITSEGAVASGIRRIEAITGDAAKQYFIDRSESYTEVQKALNNAQDPVKAVQNLQEENTALQKQIQQLLKDKTKNIKGELLLEISEMSGVNFLAKKLDLDAGALKDLAFEIGGEKENLFLLFGSEIDGKALLTCYISKDLAAQKALNAGTIVRELGKYIQGGGGGQPFFATAGGKKPEGIDEALAKASDYIE comes from the coding sequence ATGACTGCTTCGGAAATACGATCCCGATTTTTAACCTTTTTTGAATCGAAATCCCACGCTATAGTGTCTTCGGCACCTATGGTGATCAAGGATGATCCCACGCTAATGTTTACCAATGCCGGGATGAATCAGTTTAAGGAGTATTTTCTAGGAAACAGTGAGCCCAAAAACAATCGAGTTGCCGATACTCAAAAATGCCTTCGGGTAAGCGGAAAGCACAACGATCTGGAGGAAGTGGGAATGGACACCTACCATCATACCATGTTCGAAATGCTGGGGAACTGGAGTTTTGGGGATTATTTTAAAAAGGAAGCTATCGATTGGGCATGGGAGCTACTCACCGATATCTACGGAATTGACAAAGACATTTTATACGTTACCATTTTTGAAGGCGATGAAGCCGAAGGTTTGGAACGGGATACGGAAGCTTTCGAACGCTGGAAAAAATATGTACCCGAAGAACGTATCCTCAATGGTAATAAAAAAGATAATTTTTGGGAAATGGGCGAGCAAGGACCTTGCGGACCATCCAGTGAGATCCATGTCGATATTCGTTCGGCCGAAGAAAAAGCAAAAGTTTCGGGTGCGTCGCTGGTAAATATGGACCATCCGCAAGTGGTCGAGATCTGGAATCTGGTCTTTATGCAGTTCAACCGTAAAGCCGATGGCAGCCTCGAAAAATTACCGGCCCAGCATGTGGACACCGGGATGGGTTTTGAAAGACTGTGTATGGTACTTCAAAACAAGCAAAGCAATTACGATACCGATGTCTTTACACCTTTAATTAGAGAGATTGAGGCGGTTACCAAGTCCAAATACGGCAAAGAGGAAAAAACCGATATCGCCATACGTGTGATCGCGGATCACCTGCGTGCCGTGGCGTTTTCTATTGCCGACGGACAGCTGCCTTCCAATACAGGGGCCGGATATGTAATAAGAAGAATTTTAAGACGGGCCATTCGTTACGGCTTTACGTTTCTCAATACGAAAGAACCGTTTATCTATAAACTTATTCCCACACTTGTGAAGGAAATGGGCAAGGCCTTTCCCGAACTACTTTCAGAAAAGAACCTGATCGAAAATGTGATTAGAGAAGAAGAGAATTCATTCTTGCGTACCCTGGATCAGGGTCTTGTGCTCCTTGAAAATATGATTAGCGCTGCTAACTCTAAAAGCATTTCGGGTAAAAAAGCCTTCGAATTGTATGATACTTTCGGATTTCCTATCGACCTAACAGCTTTGATCCTGAGGGAGCGAGGCTTTTCATTGAACGAATCCGAATTTGAAGCTGAACTACAAAAACAAAAAGACCGATCACGGGCTGCCACCAAGGTAGAAACAGGCGATTGGGTGACGCTTCAGGATGATTGGGAAGAAGAGTTTGTGGGCTATGACACGCTGGAAACTCAGGTAAAGATCACGCGATATCGTAAGGTAGAAAGTAAGAAAGAGGGAGAATTATACCAGTTGGTGTTCAATTTAACACCGTTTTACCCCGAAGGTGGAGGACAGGTAGGAGATAAAGGATATCTTGAGGCTCCAAACGGCGAGGTAGTATATATTGTCAATACTAAAAAGGAAAACAATCTTATCATTCATTTTGCAAAGTCCTTGCCCAGAAATCCGGGGGATACTTTTAAAGCAGTTGTGGACAGTACTCAGCGTTTCAGAACGGCATCCAATCACACCGCTACGCATTTGCTGCATCAGGCGCTTCGGAATATACTGGGAGAGCATGTAACTCAGAAGGGTTCCATGGTGCACAGTAGAAATTTGCGCTTCGATTTTTCACACTTCGCCAAAGTTTCTGATGAAGAATTAAAGCAGGTTGAAGATTTTGTAAATGCCCGAATTAGGGAAGGTATTGCCTTGGAGGAACGACGTAACATTCCGTATCAACAAGCCATAGATGAAGGGGCAATTGCCTTGTTTGGTGAAAAATACGGTGATAGTGTCCGTGCCGTAAAATTTGGTAAGTCTATGGAACTATGCGGAGGTACTCATGTTGATACTACCAGCGACATCTGGCATTTTATAATTACTTCGGAAGGCGCTGTTGCTTCGGGTATACGCCGAATAGAAGCCATAACGGGCGATGCGGCCAAGCAGTATTTTATCGACCGAAGTGAATCTTATACTGAAGTGCAAAAAGCGCTGAATAACGCGCAGGATCCTGTTAAGGCGGTTCAAAATCTTCAGGAAGAGAATACAGCACTTCAGAAGCAAATTCAGCAATTACTGAAGGACAAAACCAAGAATATTAAAGGGGAACTGTTATTGGAGATCAGTGAGATGAGCGGCGTAAATTTCCTCGCAAAAAAACTGGATCTGGATGCAGGAGCATTAAAGGACCTCGCCTTCGAAATTGGAGGCGAAAAGGAAAACCTCTTTCTTTTATTCGGATCTGAGATCGATGGGAAAGCTTTGCTTACGTGTTATATTTCCAAGGACCTCGCTGCTCAAAAAGCTCTGAACGCAGGAACAATTGTAAGGGAATTGGGGAAATATATTCAGGGTGGCGGTGGCGGTCAGCCATTCTTTGCGACAGCCGGGGGAAAAAAACCGGAAGGTATTGACGAAGCCCTCGCCAAAGCGAGCGATTATATCGAGTAA
- a CDS encoding M23 family metallopeptidase yields the protein MSKVKYYYDSETLSYRKIEKKKGRKLGIFLLSLMGMLLSGFLLLVVYLNLPYVETPKEKALKRELSNMELQFELLNKKMSLAESVLNEIADRDNNLYRVYFEANPIPESQRKAGFGGVNRYKDLEGFDNSKLIVASSRRLDILTKQIVVQSRSLDEIARLAEEKEQLLSAIPAIQPVKNEDLTRMASGFGYRTDPFTKATKFHFGMDFTAPRGTPIYASGDGVVTRADNTASGYGNHIRIDHGYGYESLYAHLYKYNVRRGQKVKRGDLIGFVGSTGRSEAPHLHYEIFKDGERINPINFYYGNLSPQEFAEMLQKAQQENQSLD from the coding sequence ATGTCTAAGGTTAAATATTACTACGATAGCGAAACCCTTTCCTATCGGAAAATAGAAAAGAAAAAAGGACGCAAACTGGGAATATTCCTTTTGAGCCTTATGGGAATGCTCTTAAGCGGGTTCCTTCTGCTTGTTGTGTACCTTAACCTTCCTTATGTAGAAACTCCGAAAGAAAAAGCCCTAAAGCGGGAACTGAGTAATATGGAGTTACAATTCGAACTGTTAAATAAAAAAATGTCTCTGGCCGAATCCGTTCTTAACGAAATTGCGGATCGGGATAATAACCTCTACCGAGTCTATTTTGAAGCCAATCCCATTCCCGAATCTCAGCGAAAAGCCGGTTTTGGAGGGGTAAACCGATACAAGGATCTGGAAGGATTTGACAACTCGAAACTCATTGTGGCTTCCAGCCGACGACTGGACATACTTACCAAACAAATAGTAGTGCAATCGCGTTCCTTAGATGAAATTGCCCGACTTGCCGAAGAAAAAGAACAGCTGTTGTCGGCTATACCAGCCATACAGCCGGTAAAGAATGAAGATCTTACGCGTATGGCTTCCGGATTTGGTTACAGAACCGACCCGTTTACCAAAGCCACCAAGTTTCATTTTGGAATGGATTTCACCGCCCCCAGAGGAACTCCTATCTATGCATCGGGTGATGGTGTTGTGACCCGTGCAGATAATACCGCTTCCGGCTACGGAAATCATATTAGAATTGATCATGGCTACGGCTATGAAAGTCTGTATGCCCATTTGTATAAATACAATGTAAGACGCGGTCAAAAGGTAAAACGCGGAGACTTAATTGGATTTGTTGGGAGTACCGGCCGATCTGAAGCGCCTCACTTGCACTATGAAATTTTTAAGGATGGTGAACGTATTAATCCTATCAATTTCTATTACGGAAACTTAAGTCCGCAGGAATTTGCCGAAATGCTCCAAAAGGCACAGCAGGAAAACCAATCTCTCGACTAA
- a CDS encoding MerR family transcriptional regulator, translating to MHIELPEKLYYSIGEVAEAFDVNTSLIRFWEKEFDVLKPKKNAKGNRKFTPTDIKNLELIYHLVKERGFTLEGAKIHLKENKQKTLNKFEIIRKLETIKSELLKIKDHL from the coding sequence ATGCATATAGAGCTTCCTGAAAAACTGTACTATAGCATTGGCGAAGTTGCCGAAGCCTTCGACGTAAATACTTCGCTCATCCGTTTTTGGGAAAAGGAATTCGATGTTCTAAAACCTAAAAAGAATGCCAAGGGCAATCGGAAGTTTACTCCTACCGATATTAAGAATCTTGAATTGATCTACCACTTGGTGAAGGAACGCGGATTTACATTAGAAGGTGCTAAAATTCATCTAAAAGAGAATAAGCAAAAGACACTCAATAAATTTGAGATCATCCGAAAATTAGAAACTATTAAATCTGAATTGCTCAAAATAAAGGATCATCTTTAA
- a CDS encoding PorP/SprF family type IX secretion system membrane protein: MKEVKNIFVTIHFILFPLLGLCQQTPQFSQYMYNTISINPAYAGSREIMVINVLNRNQWVGIEGAPVTQTLSAHTSIPKSNLGVGLSVINDKLGFERMTYVYSDISYKIDLDAYDEYKLTFGIKAGFRKYSLDDELLNDPLYNNDPELANVDYKWDPNFGVGLYFRGDSFYLGLSAPKIFRYKNNTEYFSLDRMTYFLNGGYLLDVDRHIKIKPAFIVKYTDGAPISVDISSMMLINENLWIGANYRLGDSLGALLNFKLTEGFSVGYAYDYITSNLNYATAGSHELMLNYEFEFPKPRCTCKNLYN, translated from the coding sequence ATGAAAGAAGTAAAGAACATATTCGTTACGATCCATTTTATACTGTTTCCGCTATTGGGACTGTGTCAGCAGACACCACAGTTTTCCCAATATATGTATAATACTATTTCCATTAATCCTGCCTATGCGGGATCGAGGGAGATCATGGTGATCAATGTCCTGAATCGCAATCAGTGGGTGGGTATAGAAGGAGCTCCGGTAACACAAACCCTGTCGGCTCATACTTCCATCCCGAAATCGAACCTGGGAGTTGGATTATCTGTAATTAACGACAAACTCGGATTTGAGCGTATGACCTATGTCTATTCAGATATTTCATACAAGATCGATCTGGATGCCTACGATGAGTATAAATTAACCTTCGGAATAAAGGCCGGCTTCAGAAAATACAGCCTGGATGACGAATTGCTGAATGACCCGCTATACAATAACGATCCCGAACTTGCCAATGTCGATTACAAATGGGACCCCAATTTTGGAGTGGGGCTTTATTTTAGAGGAGATTCATTTTACCTGGGATTATCGGCGCCAAAAATTTTCAGATATAAAAATAACACCGAATATTTTTCTTTAGATCGGATGACCTATTTCCTGAATGGGGGGTATTTGCTTGATGTTGACAGGCATATAAAGATCAAGCCTGCATTTATCGTTAAATACACCGATGGGGCCCCTATTTCGGTCGACATTTCTTCGATGATGCTTATCAATGAAAATCTCTGGATTGGGGCTAATTACCGCTTGGGAGATTCACTGGGAGCTCTGCTAAATTTTAAATTAACTGAAGGCTTTTCGGTGGGTTATGCTTACGATTATATTACTTCGAATTTAAATTATGCCACGGCAGGGTCACACGAGTTAATGCTGAACTACGAATTTGAGTTTCCAAAACCAAGATGTACCTGTAAGAATTTGTATAATTAA
- a CDS encoding gliding motility-associated C-terminal domain-containing protein — protein sequence MIKRTTILWLCISLMNIGLWAQVQEPFSVRFSESLNGDFTIIANNMLSRTATGNYNGNSDNHNFDDNVYVDIDNDPSTFNSSSANFTNPNLSVNCITVFKAYLYWAAADTELPNGNDNQPSWNFNDIKLMLPGETAYTTLTADDVIFRGRTTHFSNDPYICVKDITQQVMSLPDKYGRYQVANVEAAEGELSHANVGTSGGWQIVFVYESPELPPKNITLFDGYAHVTAQVNDFDINFNGFQTTPVGNVNANIVMGVLEGDRNLTGDRLQILDVANNFVDITAPLRNANNFFNSRITTGGGNYTDRNPASTNTLGFDAAVFQLDNPGNSIITNNQTSATLRLTSTQEVYGLYLLGLAVEVYQPSLNPMVITQTSGSNPANPGDIIGFNFSIENTGNDNALNVNLSTIIPPQATLLPITNLPPGVTYTYNAGTGALDFSINNGLLDVGDPPINIPIELEVNDECYFLEQNCDLSFDLQFTASYIGDENPDPVISTSTSDPNSCTPLPYAVLVNQPVVNWLTAPGALDATVSCEDSTALQNAQNLEPEPDKCTFTLQKTSGPFVQGSCPGTGTYTNTWNFTDACGVTIADYVQVITITDVIPPTASNPAPIYVQCIADVPVPDITVVTDEADNCSVPVVAFVSDVSDNNTCPETITRTYSVTDACGNSITVDQLIIVNDDILPTASNPAPINVQCIADVPSPDITVVTDESDNCSVPVVAFVSDVSDNNTCPETITRTYSITDACGNLITVDQLIIVNDDILPTASNPAPINVQCIADVPAPDITVVTDEADNCSVPVVAFVSDVSDNNTCPETITRTYSVTDACGNSITVDQLIIVNDDILPTASNPAPINEQCIADVPAPDITVVTDEADNCSVPVVAFVSDVSDNNTCPQTITRTYSVTDACGNSITVDQLIIVNDDILPTATNPGPINVQCIADVPAPDINVVTDEADNCSVPVVAFVSDVSDNNTCPQTITRTYSVTDACGNSITVDQFIIVNDDILPTASNPAPINVQCIADVPAPDINVVTDEADNCSVPVVAFVSDVSDNNTCPETITRTYSVTDACGNSVEVTQLIIVKDDIKPELITFYEPEITINCEAIPDIPLLDFTDNCSQVLDIHFTEDIVEIDPLNYDLIREWLVTDDCNNSETVRQTIHVRPEFEETEETLVLCTLDAPVDLNNMISNTSALNGEWESESMHLLNGTLFNPLFSGVGTYNFTYRYTENECYWLTHVTLVVNDNCANIPCITSRDDVTISKLVTANNDGYNDFFKVTYVVNPERNSECAVSVHVDLFNRWGVNVFRQDNYENDWNGLSPSTAFGSSEFLPSGTYYYVVTLKNSEIDPIQGFILLTTD from the coding sequence TGGGCCGCTGCCGATACCGAATTGCCAAATGGGAACGACAATCAGCCCAGTTGGAATTTTAACGATATTAAGCTCATGCTGCCGGGTGAGACGGCCTATACAACCCTTACGGCAGACGATGTGATCTTTAGAGGAAGAACAACGCACTTTAGTAATGATCCTTATATCTGTGTAAAGGACATCACACAACAGGTGATGTCACTCCCCGATAAATATGGAAGGTATCAAGTTGCCAATGTGGAAGCAGCCGAAGGGGAGTTGAGTCATGCCAATGTTGGAACCTCGGGTGGATGGCAGATCGTTTTTGTGTATGAGAGTCCGGAGCTACCCCCAAAAAATATCACTCTTTTCGATGGTTATGCCCACGTTACAGCTCAGGTGAATGATTTTGATATCAATTTTAATGGTTTTCAAACCACACCCGTTGGAAACGTAAATGCAAACATCGTTATGGGAGTGCTGGAAGGAGACAGAAACCTAACCGGAGATCGACTTCAAATCCTGGATGTTGCGAATAATTTTGTGGATATCACAGCACCACTTCGGAATGCAAATAATTTCTTTAATAGCCGGATCACCACAGGAGGCGGAAATTATACAGACCGGAACCCCGCAAGTACCAACACACTGGGCTTCGATGCCGCTGTATTTCAACTGGATAATCCGGGAAATTCGATCATTACAAACAACCAAACAAGCGCTACATTAAGACTAACATCGACCCAAGAAGTATACGGCTTATATCTACTGGGACTTGCTGTTGAGGTATATCAGCCAAGCCTGAATCCAATGGTCATTACCCAAACTTCGGGCTCAAATCCTGCAAACCCCGGGGATATTATTGGCTTTAATTTCAGTATTGAAAATACAGGGAATGACAATGCCTTGAACGTAAATCTGTCTACTATCATACCCCCGCAGGCAACCTTGCTTCCTATTACAAATTTGCCGCCGGGAGTTACATATACTTATAATGCCGGAACCGGTGCTCTGGACTTTTCGATCAATAACGGTCTGCTGGACGTCGGTGATCCTCCAATAAACATTCCTATTGAACTTGAGGTTAATGACGAATGTTATTTTCTGGAACAGAACTGCGACTTGTCATTCGACCTTCAGTTTACAGCCAGTTATATAGGGGATGAGAATCCGGACCCTGTGATCTCTACGAGTACTTCAGATCCTAATTCCTGTACGCCCCTACCATATGCGGTACTGGTAAATCAGCCTGTGGTAAATTGGCTAACAGCGCCGGGAGCTCTTGATGCCACCGTGAGCTGTGAAGATTCTACGGCCCTTCAGAATGCTCAAAATCTAGAACCTGAACCCGATAAATGTACGTTTACTTTGCAAAAAACTTCCGGCCCTTTTGTACAGGGTAGCTGTCCGGGTACCGGTACTTATACCAATACATGGAATTTTACTGATGCCTGTGGTGTCACCATTGCCGATTATGTTCAGGTCATAACCATAACCGATGTCATTCCGCCCACGGCATCAAATCCGGCTCCCATCTACGTACAATGTATTGCTGATGTGCCTGTACCCGATATTACTGTAGTGACCGATGAAGCCGATAACTGTTCGGTGCCTGTGGTGGCCTTTGTTTCGGATGTATCTGACAACAATACCTGTCCTGAAACCATTACCCGTACCTATAGCGTTACGGATGCTTGCGGAAATTCGATCACGGTAGACCAATTGATCATTGTGAATGATGATATACTGCCCACGGCATCAAATCCGGCTCCCATCAATGTACAATGTATTGCCGATGTGCCTTCACCCGATATTACTGTAGTGACCGATGAATCCGATAACTGTTCGGTACCTGTGGTGGCTTTTGTTTCGGACGTATCCGACAATAATACCTGCCCTGAAACCATTACCCGTACATACAGCATAACGGATGCCTGCGGAAATTTGATCACGGTAGACCAATTGATCATTGTGAATGATGATATACTGCCCACGGCATCAAATCCGGCTCCCATCAACGTACAGTGTATCGCCGATGTACCCGCTCCCGATATTACTGTAGTGACCGATGAAGCCGATAACTGTTCGGTACCTGTGGTGGCTTTTGTTTCGGACGTTTCCGACAATAATACCTGCCCTGAAACCATTACCCGTACCTATAGCGTTACGGATGCCTGCGGAAATTCGATCACGGTAGACCAATTGATCATTGTGAATGATGATATTCTACCCACAGCATCAAATCCGGCTCCCATCAATGAACAATGTATCGCCGATGTGCCTGCCCCCGATATTACTGTAGTGACCGATGAAGCCGATAACTGTTCGGTGCCTGTGGTGGCTTTTGTTTCGGACGTATCCGACAATAACACTTGTCCTCAAACCATTACCCGAACTTATAGTGTTACGGATGCCTGCGGAAATTCGATCACGGTAGACCAATTGATCATCGTGAACGACGATATTTTGCCTACAGCCACAAACCCTGGACCCATCAATGTACAATGTATCGCCGATGTACCCGCTCCCGATATCAATGTGGTAACCGATGAAGCCGATAACTGTTCGGTGCCTGTGGTGGCTTTTGTTTCGGACGTATCCGACAATAACACTTGTCCTCAAACCATTACCCGAACTTACAGCGTTACAGATGCCTGCGGAAATTCGATCACGGTAGACCAATTCATCATTGTGAACGATGATATTCTACCCACAGCATCAAATCCGGCACCCATCAACGTACAGTGTATCGCCGATGTGCCTGCACCCGATATCAATGTGGTAACCGATGAAGCCGATAACTGTTCGGTGCCTGTGGTGGCCTTTGTTTCGGATGTGTCTGACAATAATACCTGCCCTGAAACCATTACCCGTACCTATAGTGTTACGGATGCCTGCGGAAATTCGGTTGAGGTCACTCAGCTAATTATCGTAAAGGATGATATCAAGCCAGAATTGATCACTTTCTATGAGCCCGAAATTACAATAAACTGTGAAGCGATACCCGATATTCCGTTGTTGGATTTTACAGATAATTGTTCCCAAGTGTTGGATATTCATTTTACAGAAGACATCGTTGAGATCGATCCGTTAAATTATGACCTTATTCGTGAATGGTTGGTTACCGACGATTGTAACAACAGTGAAACCGTGCGGCAGACCATACATGTGAGACCCGAATTTGAAGAAACCGAAGAAACCCTTGTTCTCTGTACCCTGGACGCCCCGGTTGACCTCAATAATATGATCTCAAATACATCCGCTCTTAACGGAGAATGGGAAAGCGAATCCATGCATCTTCTAAACGGAACTCTCTTTAATCCACTATTTTCGGGAGTTGGAACTTATAATTTCACCTATCGATATACCGAGAATGAATGTTACTGGCTTACCCATGTAACCCTCGTAGTAAACGATAATTGTGCGAATATTCCCTGCATCACTTCCAGGGATGATGTTACCATTTCGAAGCTCGTGACTGCCAATAATGATGGCTATAATGATTTTTTTAAGGTGACCTATGTCGTAAACCCCGAGCGAAATTCAGAATGTGCAGTTTCGGTGCATGTGGATCTTTTTAACCGTTGGGGTGTTAATGTTTTTAGGCAGGATAATTACGAAAATGATTGGAACGGACTGTCACCATCAACAGCCTTTGGGTCTTCAGAATTTTTACCCTCAGGCACGTATTATTATGTAGTTACCCTTAAGAATAGTGAGATCGATCCAATTCAGGGATTTATACTGTTAACAACCGATTAA